The window TGGATACGGTTACGACGATATGGGACGAGACAAGCTCGAAGAAGTGTATGCGGACGTATTTGGAGGGGAAGATGCATTAGTACGCCCTCAAATTGTGTCAGGAACCCATGCAATCACTGTTTCTCTCTTTGGCATGCTAAGACCGAACGATGAGCTATTATATATGACAGGGAAGCCATACGACACGTTAGAAGAAATTGTCGGCGTTCGTGGAGAAGGAAATGGGTCCTTAAAGGATTTCCATATCGGGTACAATCACGTTGAGCTATTAAAAAATGGACAAGTGGACTTCTCTTCTGTGGAACGTGCAATGAACGAACGTACGAAAGTAATTGGCATTCAGCGCTCAAAAGGCTATGCGAATCGTCCATCGTTTACAATCAATGAGATTAAAGAAATGATAGAGTTTGTGAAAGGGATTAATCCTAACGTCATTGTATTTGTCGACAACTGCTACGGGGAATTTGCCGAAGAGGAAGAACCCCTTCACGTTGGTGCTGACCTAATGGCGGGCTCGCTCATTAAGAACCCTGGTGGGGGTCTTGCGAAGACAGGCGGATACATTGTGGGGCGTCAAGCGTTAGTCGAGCAATGCGCCAATCGACTCACAGCTCCAGGTCTTGGCAAGGAAACAGGAGCGACCATTCATTCCTTGCAAGAAATGTATCAAGGATTCTTCTTAGCTCCTCATGTAGTGGGGGAAGCAATGAAGGGAGCGACGTTTACTGCAAGGTTACTTGAGAAGCTTGGGTTTAAGACGTATCCAAGCTATGACGCCAAGCGTACCGATCTCATTCAGACCGTAACGTTCGATACAGCCGAGCAAATGGTAGCCTTCTGTCAGGCGATTCAAAAGGCGTCACCAATTAACTCACACGTAACCCCTTATCCTAGTGCGATGCCAGGCTATGAGAACGACGTAATCATGGCTGCAGGAACGTTTATTCAAGGTGCAAGTCTTGAATTAACAGCAGACGGCCCAATCCGTCCGCCATATACAGCATACGTACAAGGCGGTCTGACGTACGCACACGTTAAGATTGCAATTAAACACGCCGTTACACATATGCTAGGAAACTAGTTCGGAAGGGGGTCTATGACCGCCTTCCTTTTCAGTGTAAAAAGACCTAACATCTGTTGACACATATGCAATCATGGCATAGAATAACAGTAACTAAAGACCATGGTGAAGGAGGTTCAAACATATGGATGATTACACACGCAGAAAGATGCCTCTATTTCCGATTGGTATTGTGAAATCCCTTACAGAACTATCGGCAAGACAGATTCGTTATTATGAAGAACATGAACTTGTACAACCTGTTCGTTCAGACGGGAATAGACGTCTTTACTCATTTCATGACGTTGACCGTTTACTTGAGATCAAATCCCTTATCGAGAAAGGGGTTAACTTAGCTGGTATTAAACAAGTTCTTCTCATGCAAACACAAGAAGAGGCTCATAAAGAAACAGAGGAGCCGACGTTTACAACCCAGCAAGTTGAGAAAGTACAGCAAGAGCTCACTGAAAAAGAATTGCGTAAGATGCTTAAGAATGAAATATTCCAAGGCAATCAATACGGCAAAGCCTCGTTGCGTCAGGGAGAATTATCAAGATTCTTCCATTAATATATACCTACTAGGAGGAGAAATTCATTTATGGGCTCTAAATTTACACGAGAAGACATTTATAAGCGAATGGAAGAGGAAAACGTAAAGTTTATTCGTCTTCAATTCACGGACCTACTAGGAACCATTAAAAACGTTGAGATTCCTTACAGCCAACTTGACAAAGCATTAAACAATCAGATGATGTTTGACGGGTCTTCTATTGAAGGGTTTGTCCGTATCGAAGAATCAGACATGCTCCTATATCCTGACCTTGATACATTTGTCGTCTTTCCATGGACATCTGAGAAAGGGAAAGTGGCTCGATTTATTTGTGATATTTACAACCCAGATGGTACTCCATTCGAAGGGTGCCCGCGCTACAATTTGAAGCGTAACCTTAAGAAGATGGAGGAATTAGGTTTCTCTGCGTTTAACCTCGGTACAGAGCCTGAATTCTTCTTATTCAAGCTAGACGAAAAAGGCGAACCAACAATGGAGCTTAACGATCGCGGTGGCTACTTTGACCTAGCACCAACGGACCTTGGAGAAAACTGTCGTCGTGACATCGTACTTGAGCTTGAAGAGATGGGCTTTGAAATTGAAGCTTCCCACCATGAAGTGGCACCAGGCCAGCACGAAATTGACTTCAAATACGCTGATGCCCTACGTCACTGTGATGACATCCAAACGTTTAAACTAGCAGTTAAAACGATTGCTCGTAAGCACGGCTTACACGCAACGTTTATGCCAAAGCCATTGTTCGGTGTGAACGGTTCAGGTATGCACTGTAACATGTCCTTGTTTAAGGATGGCACGAACGCATTCTTTGATGAGAAGAGCGAAGAACAACTAAGTGAAACAGCTTATCAGTTTATTGCAGGTGTTGTGAAGCACGCAACGAACTTTACGGCTGTCACGAATCCAACAGTCAACTCGTACAAACGTCTCGTACCTGGTTACGAAGCACCTTGTTACGTAGCTTGGTCCGGTAAGAACCGTAGTCCACTAATTCGAATTCCAGCATCACGCGGCATGAGTACTCGTATTGAAGTACGTAGTCCTGACCCAGCTGCAAACCCATACCTAGCGATGAGTGTATTGCTAGCTGCAGGCCTTGACGGCGTTGAGAACAAGCTAACAGCTCCAACTCCAGTAGACCGTAACATCTACGTGATGGACAAGCAGGAACGCTTAGCACACGGCGTGCAAGACTTGCCAGCCACTCTAATTGAAGCCATTGAACTTCTTAAACAAGATGAAATCATGGTGAAAGCATTAGGTGAGCACCTATTCGAACACTTCGTTGAATCAAAAGAAATTGAATGGGATATGTTCCGTACACAAGTTCATCCTTGGGAACGAGAACAATATCTATCGACTTATTAATCTATAAGAAAACCCCCTTGAGGCATAGCTTCAAGGGGGTTTTTGTCTGCGCGCAT of the Pontibacillus halophilus JSM 076056 = DSM 19796 genome contains:
- a CDS encoding aminotransferase class I/II-fold pyridoxal phosphate-dependent enzyme, yielding MNDIDLRVLQEEVELELAPQHKQIDKLVEYNQERVLHAFQAHEVGDHHFNPTTGYGYDDMGRDKLEEVYADVFGGEDALVRPQIVSGTHAITVSLFGMLRPNDELLYMTGKPYDTLEEIVGVRGEGNGSLKDFHIGYNHVELLKNGQVDFSSVERAMNERTKVIGIQRSKGYANRPSFTINEIKEMIEFVKGINPNVIVFVDNCYGEFAEEEEPLHVGADLMAGSLIKNPGGGLAKTGGYIVGRQALVEQCANRLTAPGLGKETGATIHSLQEMYQGFFLAPHVVGEAMKGATFTARLLEKLGFKTYPSYDAKRTDLIQTVTFDTAEQMVAFCQAIQKASPINSHVTPYPSAMPGYENDVIMAAGTFIQGASLELTADGPIRPPYTAYVQGGLTYAHVKIAIKHAVTHMLGN
- the glnA gene encoding type I glutamate--ammonia ligase; amino-acid sequence: MGSKFTREDIYKRMEEENVKFIRLQFTDLLGTIKNVEIPYSQLDKALNNQMMFDGSSIEGFVRIEESDMLLYPDLDTFVVFPWTSEKGKVARFICDIYNPDGTPFEGCPRYNLKRNLKKMEELGFSAFNLGTEPEFFLFKLDEKGEPTMELNDRGGYFDLAPTDLGENCRRDIVLELEEMGFEIEASHHEVAPGQHEIDFKYADALRHCDDIQTFKLAVKTIARKHGLHATFMPKPLFGVNGSGMHCNMSLFKDGTNAFFDEKSEEQLSETAYQFIAGVVKHATNFTAVTNPTVNSYKRLVPGYEAPCYVAWSGKNRSPLIRIPASRGMSTRIEVRSPDPAANPYLAMSVLLAAGLDGVENKLTAPTPVDRNIYVMDKQERLAHGVQDLPATLIEAIELLKQDEIMVKALGEHLFEHFVESKEIEWDMFRTQVHPWEREQYLSTY
- a CDS encoding MerR family transcriptional regulator, with product MDDYTRRKMPLFPIGIVKSLTELSARQIRYYEEHELVQPVRSDGNRRLYSFHDVDRLLEIKSLIEKGVNLAGIKQVLLMQTQEEAHKETEEPTFTTQQVEKVQQELTEKELRKMLKNEIFQGNQYGKASLRQGELSRFFH